A region from the Actinoplanes sp. OR16 genome encodes:
- a CDS encoding carbohydrate ABC transporter permease, with product MYAVDTPPVKTEPAPQKPPKVNRVRRRSQREARTAWLLSLPTLLILVALLAYPLYRMIVLSFQNMRLRELITGLTPPWVGFDQYTKALTDGVFWSVVLRTAAFTIVSVTISVLLGLGVALLMRRVHSRVRLFMMIAMMFVWALPALVAAQAFRWLTDSDFGVLNYLIDKIPGVDFANHSWFVNPWEGWGVITTLVVWAGIPFLAISLSAGLTQVPKELLEAATVDGASAWQSLRNITLPILKPLLTIVTTLSVIWNFGLFTQNWALRDGHPEPVYQTLATFSYTQAFGQSRYSYGSAISVITVLLMLGVMAFYIRQMFKIGEVD from the coding sequence ATGTACGCCGTCGACACGCCGCCCGTGAAAACGGAGCCGGCGCCGCAGAAGCCGCCGAAGGTGAACCGCGTGCGCCGCCGCAGCCAGCGTGAGGCCCGGACAGCCTGGCTGCTCTCGCTGCCCACCCTGCTGATCCTGGTCGCGCTGCTGGCCTACCCGCTCTACCGCATGATCGTCCTGTCGTTCCAGAACATGCGGCTGCGGGAGCTGATCACCGGGCTGACCCCGCCGTGGGTCGGCTTCGACCAGTACACGAAGGCGCTGACCGACGGCGTGTTCTGGAGCGTCGTGCTGCGGACCGCCGCCTTCACGATCGTCTCGGTCACCATCTCGGTGCTGCTCGGCCTCGGCGTCGCGCTGCTGATGCGCCGGGTGCACAGCCGGGTCCGGCTGTTCATGATGATCGCGATGATGTTCGTCTGGGCGCTGCCGGCCCTGGTCGCCGCGCAGGCGTTCCGCTGGCTGACCGACTCCGACTTCGGCGTCCTGAACTACCTGATCGACAAGATCCCCGGAGTGGACTTCGCGAACCACAGCTGGTTCGTCAACCCGTGGGAGGGCTGGGGCGTCATCACCACGCTGGTGGTGTGGGCCGGCATCCCGTTCCTGGCGATCTCGCTGAGCGCCGGCCTCACCCAGGTGCCGAAGGAACTGCTCGAAGCGGCTACCGTGGACGGCGCCTCGGCCTGGCAGTCGCTGCGTAACATCACGCTGCCGATCCTGAAGCCGCTGCTGACCATCGTCACCACGCTGTCGGTGATCTGGAACTTCGGCCTCTTCACCCAGAACTGGGCGTTGCGTGACGGGCACCCCGAGCCGGTCTACCAGACGCTCGCGACGTTCTCGTACACGCAGGCCTTCGGGCAGTCCCGGTACAGCTACGGCTCGGCGATCTCGGTGATCACCGTGCTGCTGATGCTCGGCGTGATGGCGTTCTACATCCGCCAGATGTTCAAGATCGGAGAGGTGGACTGA
- a CDS encoding MurR/RpiR family transcriptional regulator: MAEPEMDGTAWTAVVSSSVRDKAALNGSPAIANNDREDGVLLRVRTLLPEFTGALQRVAEQVLTDPAAASRATIVELAERSGTSPATITRFCRAVGFDGYADLRLGIAAETGRARSAGWHIDIGREIQPNDPLERVLGQIMAADTRAMHDTASLLDLAEVERAAVAIAAAPRVNIFGASGSALVGEEMQFSLHRIGIPVWAWTDVHNGLASAALSRPGDVALGISHSGETGETIELLAEANSRGATTIALTSFPRSPLAELADIVLLTATQATTFRPDALSARHPQLVVLDLLYVAVAQRTHERSHAAFQRTAQAVHGHKAAQDS, translated from the coding sequence ATGGCTGAGCCGGAGATGGACGGCACCGCGTGGACCGCGGTCGTGTCCTCGTCGGTTCGCGACAAGGCCGCCCTGAACGGGAGCCCAGCGATCGCGAACAACGACCGGGAGGACGGCGTCCTGCTGCGCGTGCGGACCCTGCTGCCGGAGTTCACCGGCGCGCTGCAGCGAGTCGCCGAGCAGGTCCTCACCGACCCGGCCGCCGCCTCGCGAGCCACGATCGTGGAGCTCGCCGAGCGCAGCGGCACCTCGCCCGCGACGATCACCCGGTTCTGCCGGGCGGTCGGTTTCGACGGGTATGCGGACCTCCGCCTCGGGATCGCGGCGGAGACCGGCCGGGCGCGCTCGGCCGGCTGGCACATCGACATCGGCCGTGAGATCCAGCCGAACGATCCGCTGGAGCGGGTCCTCGGCCAGATCATGGCGGCCGACACGCGGGCCATGCACGACACCGCCTCGCTGCTGGACCTGGCAGAGGTGGAACGGGCAGCGGTGGCGATCGCCGCGGCGCCTCGCGTGAACATCTTCGGCGCCAGCGGAAGCGCGCTGGTCGGCGAGGAGATGCAGTTCAGTCTGCACCGCATCGGCATCCCGGTGTGGGCCTGGACCGACGTGCACAACGGTCTGGCCAGCGCCGCGTTGTCCCGGCCCGGCGACGTCGCGCTCGGCATCTCGCACAGTGGCGAGACCGGCGAGACGATCGAGCTGCTCGCGGAGGCGAACAGCCGGGGCGCCACCACCATCGCGCTCACCAGCTTCCCGCGCTCACCGCTGGCCGAGCTCGCCGACATCGTCCTGCTCACCGCCACCCAGGCGACGACCTTCCGGCCGGACGCGCTCAGCGCGCGGCATCCCCAGCTGGTCGTCCTCGATCTGCTCTACGTCGCCGTGGCGCAGCGGACCCATGAACGTTCACACGCCGCGTTCCAGCGCACCGCTCAGGCAGTGCACGGGCACAAGGCCGCGCAAGACAGCTGA
- the ngcE gene encoding N-acetylglucosamine/diacetylchitobiose ABC transporter substrate-binding protein, with translation MSDITASELDRRTLLRRAAAVGLAATPAVGMLSACVGGGSDDTAPEQATGEKSAENPLGIDPKTGIEVIIFDGGLGTKYATDVDIPLYNKKWPDSKVTYSATQEVSTVVQPRINAGDAPDMINNSGSKLMDFGAVVNAGQAQDLTDLFAAPSWDVAGKTVAETLVPGAIEQGTYNGKPYAVNYAYTVFGLWYNKALFTKNNWTVPETWADFTALLDKIKAAGITPYGYAGANASYYQVRAILTSAGKIGGEQVLKDIDNLKAGAWRNDAIVKAAAAWAEVGKKYLDKSFLGLKHTEVQLRQNQDKLAFYPCGSWLENEQAKDTPPGFEYAVAPYPSVTAADTLPAAALNAAAGEIYFVAAKGKNPRGGMEYLRGMLSKEAALGFTKLTKSLTVVAGAADGVTISPGLTSANEAVGKAGKDIFMGYLFDTWYKKLDDESRAAANDLMFKDYDAQKFADRMEAASQAVASDSSVTKFTRS, from the coding sequence ATGTCTGACATAACCGCCTCCGAACTGGACCGCCGTACCCTGCTGCGCCGCGCTGCCGCGGTCGGCCTGGCGGCCACCCCCGCGGTGGGCATGCTCTCCGCCTGTGTGGGCGGCGGCTCCGACGACACCGCGCCCGAGCAGGCGACGGGCGAGAAGTCGGCGGAGAACCCGCTCGGCATCGACCCGAAGACCGGCATCGAGGTCATCATCTTCGACGGCGGCCTCGGCACGAAGTACGCCACCGACGTGGACATCCCGCTGTACAACAAGAAGTGGCCGGACTCGAAGGTGACGTACTCCGCCACCCAGGAGGTCTCCACCGTCGTCCAGCCCCGGATCAACGCCGGCGACGCGCCGGACATGATCAACAACTCGGGCTCGAAGCTGATGGACTTCGGCGCTGTCGTCAACGCCGGCCAGGCGCAGGACCTCACCGACCTCTTCGCCGCGCCGTCCTGGGACGTGGCCGGCAAGACCGTCGCCGAGACGCTGGTGCCGGGCGCGATCGAGCAGGGCACCTACAACGGCAAGCCGTACGCCGTGAACTACGCGTACACCGTGTTCGGCCTCTGGTACAACAAGGCGCTGTTCACCAAGAACAACTGGACCGTGCCGGAGACCTGGGCCGACTTCACCGCCCTGCTCGACAAGATCAAGGCGGCGGGCATCACGCCGTACGGGTACGCCGGCGCGAACGCGTCGTACTACCAGGTCCGGGCGATCCTCACCAGCGCCGGCAAGATCGGTGGCGAGCAGGTCCTCAAGGACATCGACAACCTGAAGGCCGGCGCCTGGAGGAACGACGCCATCGTGAAGGCCGCCGCGGCCTGGGCCGAGGTCGGCAAGAAGTACCTCGACAAGAGCTTCCTCGGCCTCAAGCACACCGAGGTCCAGCTCCGGCAGAACCAGGACAAGCTGGCCTTCTACCCGTGTGGTTCCTGGCTGGAGAACGAGCAGGCCAAGGACACCCCTCCGGGCTTCGAGTACGCCGTCGCCCCGTACCCGAGCGTGACCGCGGCGGACACGCTGCCGGCGGCCGCCCTCAACGCCGCGGCCGGTGAGATCTACTTCGTCGCCGCCAAGGGCAAGAACCCGCGCGGCGGCATGGAGTACCTGCGGGGCATGCTCTCCAAGGAGGCGGCGCTGGGCTTCACCAAGCTCACCAAGTCGCTTACCGTGGTGGCGGGCGCGGCCGACGGCGTGACCATCTCGCCCGGTCTGACCAGCGCGAACGAGGCCGTCGGCAAGGCCGGCAAGGACATCTTCATGGGCTACCTGTTCGACACCTGGTACAAGAAGCTCGACGACGAGTCCCGCGCGGCCGCGAACGACCTGATGTTCAAGGACTACGACGCGCAGAAGTTCGCGGACCGGATGGAGGCGGCGTCCCAGGCCGTGGCTTCCGACTCGTCCGTCACGAAGTTCACCCGATCCTGA
- a CDS encoding carbohydrate ABC transporter permease, translating into MRHGKYPFIIGFLAVPVALYGTFVVAAYIQTFQLAFTSWSGLGPITYVGFDNFERLFADELFWRSVWHNLYLLILLPFITIAIALFFAFLLNVGRDHKRGVWGSKVYRVIFFFPQLMALAIVAVIFGRVFASDKSGMINGLFPESWSPWLFLADERWALTCILAVAVWQAVGFYVVLFSAGMGSIDPEIYEAAAIDGANRITLFFKITLPLLWSTLQVAWVYLGIAAFDCFALINIMSVDRGGPDGATSVLAMMIYRNAFEYSQAGYASALGVALFFLTLTFAALTLRVTRREAH; encoded by the coding sequence ATGCGGCACGGCAAGTATCCCTTCATCATCGGCTTCCTTGCCGTGCCCGTGGCGCTCTACGGCACCTTCGTCGTGGCGGCCTACATCCAGACGTTCCAGCTGGCCTTCACCAGCTGGTCCGGCCTGGGGCCGATCACGTACGTCGGGTTCGACAACTTCGAACGCCTCTTCGCCGACGAGCTGTTCTGGCGGTCCGTCTGGCACAACCTCTACCTGTTGATCCTGCTGCCGTTCATCACGATCGCGATCGCCCTGTTCTTCGCGTTCCTGCTGAACGTCGGCCGGGACCACAAGCGGGGTGTGTGGGGCTCGAAGGTCTACCGGGTGATCTTCTTCTTCCCGCAGCTGATGGCCCTCGCCATCGTCGCGGTGATCTTCGGCCGGGTGTTCGCCTCGGACAAGAGCGGCATGATCAACGGCCTCTTCCCGGAGTCCTGGAGTCCCTGGCTCTTCCTGGCCGACGAACGCTGGGCGCTCACCTGCATCCTGGCCGTCGCGGTCTGGCAGGCGGTCGGCTTCTATGTGGTGCTCTTCTCGGCCGGGATGGGCTCGATCGACCCGGAGATCTACGAGGCGGCCGCGATCGACGGCGCCAACCGGATCACCCTGTTCTTCAAGATCACGCTGCCGCTGCTCTGGAGCACGCTGCAGGTCGCCTGGGTCTACCTCGGCATCGCGGCGTTCGACTGCTTCGCCCTCATCAACATCATGTCGGTGGACCGGGGCGGCCCGGACGGCGCCACGTCGGTGCTGGCCATGATGATCTACCGGAACGCCTTCGAATACTCGCAGGCCGGTTACGCCTCCGCCCTCGGCGTGGCGCTCTTCTTCCTGACTCTGACATTCGCCGCGCTGACCCTGCGCGTCACGCGGCGGGAGGCCCACTGA
- a CDS encoding carbohydrate ABC transporter permease, whose protein sequence is MARHDEGVITVGRSRTGTIAANTTGIIFGLLMLFPVYWVLNTAFKPENEVKSFTPTFLPINPTLDNFKSALGEELFLPSMVNGLIITAMAVAAALVVGFLAALAIARFQFYGRKSIILVILAVQLVPFLALLIPLFLMLQRAELTNTLPGVALVYLVLLLPYTVWTLRGFISGIPRELDEAAMIDGCTRAQVFWRIILPLTGPGLVATSVYGFIQAWNEFIIINTLNSPEKQNLMAWLLYNQTERGTAWGPLMAGAIITSIPVVIFFLLIQRNIATGLTAGAVKG, encoded by the coding sequence ATGGCTCGGCACGACGAGGGCGTCATCACCGTCGGACGCAGCCGGACCGGCACGATCGCGGCGAACACCACGGGCATCATCTTCGGCCTGCTCATGCTCTTCCCGGTCTACTGGGTACTGAACACCGCGTTCAAGCCGGAGAACGAGGTCAAGAGCTTCACGCCGACGTTCCTGCCGATCAACCCGACGCTGGACAACTTCAAGTCCGCGCTCGGCGAGGAGCTCTTCCTCCCGTCGATGGTCAACGGCTTGATCATCACGGCCATGGCGGTCGCCGCGGCGCTCGTCGTCGGCTTCCTGGCGGCGCTCGCGATCGCCCGGTTCCAGTTCTACGGGCGGAAGTCGATCATCCTGGTGATCCTGGCCGTTCAGCTGGTGCCGTTCCTGGCGCTGCTCATCCCGCTCTTCCTGATGCTCCAGCGAGCGGAACTCACGAACACCCTGCCCGGCGTCGCGCTGGTCTATCTGGTGCTGCTCCTGCCGTACACGGTGTGGACCCTGCGTGGTTTCATCTCCGGCATCCCCCGCGAGCTGGACGAGGCTGCGATGATCGACGGCTGTACCCGGGCCCAGGTGTTCTGGCGGATCATCCTGCCGCTCACCGGTCCCGGTCTGGTGGCGACCTCCGTCTACGGGTTCATCCAGGCGTGGAACGAGTTCATCATCATCAACACGCTGAACAGCCCGGAGAAACAGAACCTGATGGCCTGGCTGCTCTACAACCAGACCGAACGCGGTACCGCCTGGGGCCCTCTCATGGCCGGTGCGATCATCACATCGATCCCCGTGGTGATCTTCTTCCTGCTCATCCAGCGCAACATCGCTACCGGGCTCACGGCCGGCGCGGTCAAGGGTTGA
- a CDS encoding bifunctional 3'-5' exonuclease/DNA polymerase, producing MLVAVLPDGRLQDLRADGGPAGPPHQVADLPATIAAREAADQPRWVWASTADVYPALLRAGIRVARCHDLELTEALLLGHAGRWGEPRGVAAVLARSRGLPAPPDALRPDAEPPGFAQAALFETTVAPTLDIQDLLTSYADQQRRIADTDHPGRFRMLVAAESAGALIAAEMGHTGLPWRADVHDQLLRELLGPPQPVGPPRRLAELTAEINAAFGMHGLHPDSPAEVVKAFARAGIQVPNTRRWVLRGVDHPAVAPLLEFKELYRIWTAHGWAWCDAWVRDGRFRPEYVPGGVVSGRWATRGGGALQVPKVVRRAVVADPGWQFVVADAGQLEPRVLAAVSGDTRLARAAAAGDLYAALAADSFGGDRAKAKIALLGAMYGQTGGDALPALAVLRRHYPVAFDYVEAAARTGETGGLVRSWLGRTCPPAFAAADGGLDPPAEAAVPPGRARGRFTRNFVIQATAAEWALVLLALLRTRLGEMSAELVLFVHDEVVIHCPAGESADVVTAVEECAARAGRMLFGDSEVRFPLDVSVVGAYADAK from the coding sequence GTGCTGGTAGCGGTACTCCCTGACGGTCGGCTGCAGGATCTGCGAGCCGACGGCGGGCCGGCCGGACCACCTCACCAGGTGGCCGACCTGCCCGCGACCATTGCCGCCCGGGAGGCCGCGGACCAGCCACGCTGGGTCTGGGCATCGACCGCTGACGTCTATCCGGCACTGCTGCGCGCCGGGATCCGGGTGGCCCGCTGTCACGACCTGGAGCTCACCGAGGCGCTGCTGCTGGGTCATGCGGGGCGCTGGGGCGAGCCACGGGGGGTCGCCGCGGTGCTGGCTCGGTCGCGCGGCCTCCCGGCGCCACCCGATGCGCTGCGTCCCGATGCCGAGCCTCCGGGGTTCGCCCAGGCCGCGCTCTTCGAGACCACCGTGGCGCCGACCCTGGACATTCAAGATCTTCTGACGTCGTACGCGGACCAGCAGCGTCGCATCGCCGATACCGATCATCCAGGCCGTTTCCGGATGCTGGTCGCCGCGGAGTCAGCCGGCGCGCTGATCGCCGCTGAGATGGGGCACACCGGCCTCCCGTGGCGCGCCGACGTCCACGACCAGCTGCTCCGGGAGCTGCTCGGCCCGCCGCAGCCGGTCGGCCCGCCCCGGCGGCTCGCGGAGCTGACCGCCGAGATCAACGCGGCGTTCGGGATGCACGGGCTCCATCCGGACTCGCCGGCCGAGGTGGTGAAGGCGTTCGCCCGGGCCGGGATCCAGGTCCCCAACACGCGCCGCTGGGTGCTGCGCGGCGTGGACCACCCGGCCGTGGCGCCGCTGCTGGAGTTCAAGGAGCTCTACCGCATCTGGACGGCGCACGGCTGGGCCTGGTGCGACGCGTGGGTGCGCGACGGCCGCTTCCGCCCGGAATACGTCCCGGGCGGTGTCGTCTCCGGCCGCTGGGCGACCCGCGGCGGCGGCGCGCTGCAGGTGCCGAAGGTCGTCCGCCGGGCCGTGGTGGCCGATCCCGGCTGGCAGTTCGTGGTCGCCGACGCCGGTCAGCTGGAGCCCCGCGTCCTGGCCGCGGTCTCCGGTGACACCCGGCTGGCCCGGGCCGCCGCCGCCGGCGACCTCTATGCGGCCCTGGCCGCCGACTCGTTCGGCGGTGACCGGGCGAAAGCGAAGATCGCCCTGCTCGGGGCGATGTACGGGCAGACCGGCGGCGACGCCCTCCCGGCCCTGGCGGTGCTGCGGCGGCACTACCCGGTGGCGTTCGACTACGTGGAGGCGGCCGCCCGCACGGGTGAAACAGGCGGGCTGGTCCGATCCTGGCTCGGCCGGACGTGCCCGCCGGCGTTCGCTGCCGCGGACGGGGGACTGGATCCACCTGCCGAAGCCGCGGTGCCTCCGGGCCGAGCACGCGGGCGATTCACCCGGAATTTCGTGATCCAAGCGACCGCTGCCGAGTGGGCGTTGGTGCTGCTGGCGCTTCTACGTACAAGATTGGGGGAAATGTCCGCTGAACTGGTGCTCTTCGTGCATGACGAGGTGGTCATCCATTGCCCGGCCGGCGAGTCCGCGGACGTCGTCACCGCGGTCGAGGAGTGCGCGGCCCGCGCCGGACGGATGCTGTTCGGCGACAGTGAGGTGCGTTTCCCGCTGGACGTCTCAGTGGTTGGTGCCTACGCCGACGCGAAATGA
- a CDS encoding extracellular solute-binding protein, translated as MKRKIAVAAALAATLLGATACGGGSGSDEAATSATGAVDGKGKTLKVWLMVDAETAWKGVVEDATKRFTEATGAQVNVEYQQWANHLTKLDATLAGTDVPDVVELGNTEFSKYVFNGGFAELNKGDFENSDTWLTGLSGACELDGKTYCVPYYAGARVLIYRTDLFKSAGITEAPATYADFLSAAEKLQTANAKDKKFSAFYMPGQYWYAAMSWVKSKGGEIATKDGDKWVGQLSSPASQQGLQAWVDVTKKYSKADVTKNENEQAGIFAQGSGGMFYGNGWEQGSAEEVRKDPNDPNSPLVPTKVKGKLAAAPMPEIPSFLGGSNLGVTQKSENKELAAQWIKAFTDSKSMEGLIAANALPNSTALLDKAAANPTIKNAALAAKSSWFPPNAEKWADVEKASILQTMLTDILTGKKTVADGAKWADEQINATLNEA; from the coding sequence GTGAAGCGCAAGATTGCGGTTGCCGCGGCCCTCGCCGCGACGCTGCTCGGCGCCACCGCGTGTGGCGGTGGCTCCGGGTCCGACGAGGCCGCCACCTCGGCCACCGGCGCTGTCGACGGCAAGGGCAAGACCCTCAAGGTCTGGCTCATGGTCGACGCCGAGACCGCCTGGAAGGGTGTCGTCGAGGACGCCACCAAGCGATTCACCGAGGCCACCGGCGCCCAGGTGAACGTCGAGTACCAGCAGTGGGCGAACCACCTCACCAAGCTGGACGCGACGCTGGCCGGCACCGACGTACCGGACGTGGTGGAGCTCGGCAACACCGAGTTCTCCAAGTACGTCTTCAACGGCGGCTTCGCCGAGCTCAACAAGGGTGACTTCGAGAACTCGGACACCTGGCTGACCGGTCTCTCCGGCGCGTGCGAGCTGGACGGCAAGACCTACTGCGTGCCGTACTACGCCGGCGCCCGCGTGCTGATCTACCGCACCGACCTCTTCAAGAGCGCGGGGATCACCGAGGCTCCGGCCACCTACGCGGACTTCCTCTCCGCCGCGGAGAAGCTGCAGACCGCGAACGCCAAGGACAAGAAGTTCAGCGCGTTCTACATGCCGGGCCAGTACTGGTACGCCGCGATGTCCTGGGTGAAGTCGAAGGGTGGCGAGATCGCCACCAAGGACGGCGACAAGTGGGTCGGCCAGCTCTCCTCGCCGGCCTCGCAGCAGGGCCTGCAGGCCTGGGTCGACGTCACCAAGAAGTACTCGAAGGCCGACGTCACCAAGAACGAGAACGAGCAGGCCGGCATCTTCGCGCAGGGCTCGGGCGGCATGTTCTACGGCAACGGCTGGGAGCAGGGTTCGGCCGAGGAGGTCCGTAAGGACCCGAACGACCCGAACTCGCCGCTCGTCCCCACCAAGGTGAAGGGCAAGCTGGCCGCCGCGCCGATGCCGGAGATCCCCTCCTTCCTCGGTGGCTCGAACCTGGGCGTGACCCAGAAGAGCGAGAACAAGGAGCTCGCCGCTCAGTGGATCAAGGCGTTCACCGACAGCAAGTCGATGGAGGGCCTGATCGCGGCGAACGCGCTGCCGAACTCGACCGCGCTGCTGGACAAGGCCGCCGCGAACCCGACGATCAAGAACGCCGCGCTCGCCGCGAAGTCGAGCTGGTTCCCGCCGAACGCGGAGAAGTGGGCCGACGTGGAGAAGGCCAGCATCCTGCAGACCATGCTGACCGACATCCTGACCGGTAAGAAGACGGTCGCCGACGGCGCCAAGTGGGCCGACGAGCAGATCAACGCCACGCTCAACGAGGCCTGA
- a CDS encoding carbohydrate ABC transporter permease, producing MTAVLSEKAVSEKPVVAQKHREFTALNGLAHIALIAWALATAGPLIWVLLASFKSNTEIFLGEPFALPNSFSFDTYVSAWNEAHIGQYFLNSVFVVAISTAGTMLFGSMAAYVLARYQFRGNRFLYYLFVSGLAFPTFMAITPLFFILKNFGLINTFTGLILVYISYSLPFTVFFLAAFFKALPHEIDEAATVDGASHTRKFFQIMMPMAKSGLISITIFNIVGQWNQYLLPVAIMQGAGADSKWVLTQGIANISVQAGYHAEWSTLFAALTLTILPMIVVYAIFQRQIQAGLTAGAVK from the coding sequence ATGACCGCGGTTCTTTCGGAAAAGGCCGTTTCTGAGAAGCCCGTGGTGGCTCAGAAACACAGGGAATTCACCGCTCTCAACGGCCTCGCGCACATCGCCCTGATCGCCTGGGCGCTGGCCACCGCCGGTCCTCTCATCTGGGTGCTGCTGGCCTCGTTCAAGAGCAACACCGAGATCTTCCTCGGCGAGCCGTTCGCGCTCCCGAACTCGTTCTCGTTCGACACCTACGTGTCGGCCTGGAACGAGGCCCACATCGGGCAGTACTTCCTGAACAGCGTCTTCGTGGTCGCCATCAGCACGGCCGGGACCATGCTGTTCGGCTCGATGGCCGCGTACGTCCTGGCCCGGTACCAGTTCCGCGGCAACCGGTTCCTCTACTACCTGTTCGTGTCCGGCCTGGCGTTCCCCACGTTCATGGCGATCACCCCGCTCTTCTTCATCCTCAAGAACTTCGGGCTGATCAACACGTTCACCGGCCTGATCCTGGTGTACATCTCGTACTCCCTGCCGTTCACCGTCTTCTTCCTGGCGGCGTTCTTCAAGGCGCTGCCGCACGAGATCGACGAGGCGGCCACGGTCGACGGCGCGTCGCACACCCGCAAGTTCTTCCAGATCATGATGCCGATGGCGAAGTCCGGCCTGATCAGCATCACGATCTTCAACATCGTCGGCCAGTGGAACCAGTACCTGCTGCCGGTCGCGATCATGCAGGGCGCCGGCGCCGACTCGAAGTGGGTGCTCACCCAGGGCATCGCGAACATCAGCGTGCAGGCCGGTTACCACGCCGAGTGGTCCACGCTCTTCGCGGCGCTGACCCTGACCATCCTGCCGATGATCGTGGTCTATGCGATCTTCCAGCGGCAGATCCAGGCGGGCCTCACCGCGGGCGCCGTCAAGTAA